The proteins below are encoded in one region of Gammaproteobacteria bacterium:
- the truA gene encoding tRNA pseudouridine(38-40) synthase codes for MRFALGLEYDGSAFHGWQSQTGMRTVQSCLEQALSKVANQPITVVVAGRTDAGVHAGAGGTHGQVAHFDTAVRRSSRAWVLGGNLYLPPDVAICWVRIVSDDFHARFSARSRHYRYVIHNSLTRAALNRTRVTWEHRRLDVEKMANAASYLLGTHDFSSFRARGCQAKSPIRTIQCLNVARDGTTIIIEVVANAFLHHMVRNIVGVLITIGAGERPTEWTREVLEKRNRSCGGVTAPPEGLHLIGVEYPSRFGIPPLTAWEDDSP; via the coding sequence ATGCGTTTCGCATTGGGGTTGGAATACGACGGAAGCGCATTTCACGGTTGGCAAAGCCAAACCGGGATGCGTACCGTACAAAGTTGCCTGGAGCAGGCTCTATCCAAGGTGGCTAACCAACCAATCACAGTCGTGGTGGCAGGTCGTACCGATGCTGGGGTTCACGCTGGCGCTGGTGGAACACATGGACAAGTTGCCCATTTTGATACCGCAGTCCGTCGATCCTCACGGGCATGGGTTTTAGGGGGTAACCTTTATCTGCCCCCAGATGTTGCGATCTGTTGGGTACGTATCGTGTCTGACGATTTCCATGCACGATTTTCCGCGCGTAGTCGTCATTACCGCTACGTCATCCATAATTCCCTTACTCGTGCCGCCCTCAACCGAACCCGCGTTACTTGGGAACACCGACGGTTAGATGTAGAAAAAATGGCCAATGCTGCAAGTTATTTATTAGGAACTCATGACTTCTCGTCATTCCGTGCCCGAGGCTGTCAGGCTAAAAGTCCGATACGCACCATTCAATGCTTAAATGTGGCCAGAGATGGTACCACTATAATTATTGAAGTCGTGGCTAATGCTTTTCTCCACCACATGGTGCGCAATATTGTTGGCGTACTGATTACAATCGGCGCGGGTGAGCGCCCTACTGAATGGACGCGAGAAGTATTGGAAAAACGTAACCGTTCCTGCGGAGGAGTTACCGCGCCACCAGAAGGATTACACCTTATAGGAGTGGAATATCCATCCCGATTTGGTATTCCACCTTTGACGGCTTGGGAAGATGACTCACCCTAA